A single region of the Selenomonas sp. oral taxon 920 genome encodes:
- a CDS encoding flagellar basal body L-ring protein FlgH: MRKQKWLAGVLAAALCTASLAPTVSAESLWNNPNGHPPKNLFADHRATGIGDIVTIVISETTTTSATRSSANEKSGSVNIGAGLGIFDFLQAASASGSDKFSAKGSASSSNRVAGNVTVTVIDVLPNGNFVLEGTQSIWQNRNEHKIVFRGTCRPEDISSANTILSTRVADATVRFDGKGPLNAKQRQGILTQIFNILF, translated from the coding sequence ATGCGTAAACAAAAATGGCTTGCAGGGGTTCTGGCGGCTGCTCTGTGCACAGCGTCTCTTGCCCCCACCGTCTCGGCAGAATCCCTGTGGAACAATCCGAACGGACACCCGCCGAAGAACCTGTTTGCCGATCACCGTGCGACGGGGATCGGGGATATTGTCACCATCGTGATCAGTGAGACGACGACCACGTCGGCGACGCGCAGCTCTGCGAATGAGAAGAGCGGCTCGGTGAACATCGGTGCGGGGCTTGGAATATTCGACTTCCTGCAGGCGGCTTCCGCAAGCGGGTCGGACAAGTTCAGTGCGAAGGGCTCTGCCTCCTCCTCGAACCGCGTTGCAGGCAATGTTACAGTTACGGTCATCGATGTTCTGCCAAACGGCAACTTCGTCCTGGAAGGGACGCAGTCCATCTGGCAGAACCGCAACGAGCACAAGATCGTCTTCCGCGGCACCTGCCGTCCCGAGGATATCTCGAGCGCTAATACGATCCTCTCGACGCGCGTGGCGGACGCCACTGTGCGCTTTGACGGCAAGGGACCTCTGAACGCGAAGCAGCGGCAGGGCATTCTTACACAGATCTTCAACATTCTGTTCTGA
- the flgA gene encoding flagellar basal body P-ring formation chaperone FlgA: protein MIDQRCTITAILCLWSGLFAFLWTATTFAAPYNPAQGDRFPTVLSSAQLSALAEQKIAEKLGEIGETRRHELYLQRAASTMHLPAGEVTAVVEFPRGLPYGREFPTVFAVYVDGALYRRATSYYRLTVYDRVLVAMTDIRAEDTITPANARVEERAVDTLPEVTVTDFARLNGRVAGRYIRKDSIITPAVLAMPLVVRAGNSVELVLDANGIVVRAEGVAIESGRIGYEIRVRNVRSGKILRGRVIDAATVQIIG from the coding sequence TTGATCGATCAAAGATGTACGATTACAGCCATTCTATGCCTATGGAGTGGCTTATTCGCTTTTCTGTGGACGGCGACGACTTTTGCTGCTCCGTACAATCCCGCACAGGGCGATCGCTTCCCAACGGTTCTCTCCTCCGCACAGCTCTCGGCACTCGCCGAGCAGAAGATTGCGGAAAAATTGGGCGAAATCGGCGAGACACGGCGGCATGAGCTGTACCTTCAGCGTGCGGCATCAACCATGCACCTGCCGGCCGGGGAGGTAACTGCAGTTGTCGAGTTCCCGCGCGGGCTGCCGTATGGACGCGAGTTCCCGACAGTCTTTGCCGTCTATGTGGACGGTGCGCTTTATCGGCGTGCGACGAGCTACTATCGGCTGACGGTCTATGACCGCGTACTTGTAGCAATGACGGACATCCGTGCGGAGGACACGATCACCCCCGCGAATGCGCGTGTGGAGGAACGGGCGGTGGATACCCTGCCCGAGGTGACGGTCACGGATTTTGCGCGTCTGAACGGACGCGTTGCAGGACGCTACATCCGCAAGGACAGCATCATCACACCCGCGGTCTTGGCGATGCCGCTTGTCGTACGGGCGGGCAACTCTGTGGAACTTGTCCTTGACGCGAATGGTATTGTCGTTCGTGCAGAGGGCGTGGCGATTGAGAGCGGGCGCATCGGCTATGAGATCCGTGTGCGCAACGTGCGCTCCGGCAAGATTCTGCGCGGCAGGGTGATCGACGCTGCAACCGTGCAGATCATCGGATAA
- the flgG gene encoding flagellar basal-body rod protein FlgG, whose protein sequence is MMRALWSAASGMKAQQVHMDIVAHNIANVNTYGGKKVRAEFQDLVYQTLREAGAQNGADSQYPTALQIGLGTRVAATQRVFTQGALQTTDNPTDIGIQGEGFFRVTMPDGSTAYTRDGTWKLDSDRRMVTSDGYLLADGITIGQNAPSDSITISGDGRVSYREAGQTQQQEAGQITLARFVNPAGLTAIGKNLFVVSDASGEAIESNPGVDGAGTLTQGTLEMSNVQIVEEMVEMIVSQRAYESNSKAITTSDSMLEIANSLKR, encoded by the coding sequence ATGATGCGAGCACTCTGGTCTGCGGCGTCCGGCATGAAGGCGCAGCAGGTTCACATGGACATCGTTGCGCACAACATCGCAAACGTCAATACCTATGGCGGCAAGAAAGTGCGTGCAGAGTTCCAGGATCTTGTCTATCAGACGCTCCGCGAGGCGGGAGCGCAGAACGGCGCGGATTCACAGTACCCGACGGCGCTTCAGATCGGTCTCGGTACGCGTGTTGCGGCGACGCAGCGTGTCTTTACGCAGGGCGCACTCCAGACAACGGACAATCCAACCGACATCGGCATTCAGGGCGAGGGCTTCTTCCGTGTCACGATGCCGGATGGTTCAACGGCATACACACGGGACGGCACGTGGAAGCTCGACAGCGACCGCCGCATGGTGACGTCGGACGGCTATCTGCTCGCCGACGGTATTACGATCGGTCAGAACGCGCCGTCGGACTCCATCACGATCTCCGGCGACGGCCGCGTCTCCTACCGTGAGGCAGGGCAGACGCAGCAGCAGGAGGCGGGGCAGATTACGCTCGCACGTTTTGTGAATCCGGCAGGTCTCACCGCCATTGGCAAGAACCTCTTCGTCGTATCCGATGCCTCGGGTGAGGCGATCGAGTCGAATCCGGGTGTGGATGGTGCCGGCACCCTTACGCAGGGTACGCTCGAGATGAGCAATGTGCAGATCGTTGAGGAAATGGTCGAGATGATCGTCTCCCAGCGCGCATATGAGTCCAACTCCAAGGCGATCACGACATCGGATTCGATGCTCGAGATTGCAAACTCGCTCAAGCGTTGA
- the flgF gene encoding flagellar basal-body rod protein FlgF, whose amino-acid sequence MWRGLYIAASGMITETKHTDMIANNLANASTTGFKRDDMAIREFEPMLLRRINDQSADTDVTSFKGFRIGMGAPVVGTLGLGSAVDEIATDHLQGALQTTGNTYDFAISGEGYFVVDTPQGPRYTRDGSFYRSSNGQLQNVRGQAVLSAQGRPITIPENAVHVNVSSDGRIYANGAEIAQLGFVQFDAPNAVIKQGDNLYRPQEGARPQQATGVIEQGMLEMSNTSVVTEMVELINNYRVYEAGSKAVQTQDSLLDKAVNDVGRTS is encoded by the coding sequence ATGTGGAGAGGACTCTATATCGCGGCTTCGGGGATGATCACGGAGACCAAGCATACGGACATGATTGCGAACAACCTCGCCAACGCGTCGACGACGGGCTTTAAGCGCGACGACATGGCGATTCGTGAGTTCGAGCCGATGCTGCTTCGCCGCATCAACGATCAGTCGGCAGACACGGATGTGACGAGCTTCAAGGGGTTCCGCATCGGTATGGGCGCGCCCGTGGTCGGTACGCTCGGCCTTGGTTCTGCCGTGGATGAGATCGCAACGGATCACCTGCAGGGCGCGCTGCAGACAACGGGGAACACATACGACTTTGCGATCTCCGGCGAGGGCTACTTCGTCGTCGACACACCGCAGGGGCCTCGTTACACGCGCGACGGCAGCTTCTACCGATCGAGCAACGGGCAGCTGCAGAACGTGCGCGGACAGGCGGTGCTCTCAGCGCAGGGCCGTCCGATCACGATTCCGGAGAACGCCGTACACGTGAATGTCTCGAGCGATGGGCGCATCTATGCGAACGGCGCAGAGATCGCGCAGCTTGGCTTTGTCCAGTTCGACGCACCGAATGCGGTCATCAAGCAGGGGGATAACCTCTACCGCCCGCAGGAGGGCGCACGGCCGCAGCAGGCGACGGGCGTTATCGAGCAGGGCATGCTCGAGATGTCGAATACAAGCGTTGTCACGGAGATGGTCGAGCTCATCAACAACTACCGTGTCTATGAAGCGGGCTCGAAGGCAGTGCAGACACAGGACAGCCTGCTCGACAAGGCGGTCAATGATGTCGGACGTACGAGTTAA
- a CDS encoding rod shape-determining protein produces the protein MFGMSMDIGIDLGTANVLVYVKGKGVVLREPAVVAVNRDTNQVLAIGEEARQMIGRTPGNIVAIRPLRDGVIADYDITESMLRFFIEKVVGRSIVFRPRIMICIPSGVTMVEQRAVQEAAEQAGARHIQLIEEPLAAAMGAGLDIVEAQGSMVVDIGGGTTDVAVISLGGVVTSESIRVAGDSFDEDLINYVKREFNLLIGERTAEEVKLRVGAAYTSARREQMDIRGRDLLTGLPKNIIISTAQASAAIEGSVMRIVDCVKKVLEETPPELAADIMDRGIVLTGGGALLYGMAELIQRETGTPTLVADEPMTCVALGCGKALDIFDKFDGKATNTSFGRKK, from the coding sequence ATGTTCGGTATGTCAATGGATATAGGAATCGACCTTGGTACGGCGAATGTGCTCGTCTATGTCAAGGGGAAGGGGGTTGTTCTCCGGGAACCCGCTGTAGTCGCGGTGAACCGCGATACGAATCAGGTGCTCGCGATCGGTGAGGAGGCGCGGCAGATGATCGGGCGTACGCCCGGAAACATCGTTGCGATCCGGCCGCTGCGCGACGGTGTCATCGCCGACTATGACATTACGGAGAGCATGCTGCGCTTTTTCATCGAAAAGGTGGTCGGGCGCAGCATCGTCTTCCGCCCGCGCATCATGATCTGCATCCCGTCGGGTGTGACGATGGTGGAGCAGCGTGCCGTACAGGAGGCTGCCGAACAGGCGGGCGCGCGGCACATTCAGCTCATCGAGGAGCCGCTTGCGGCGGCGATGGGGGCGGGGCTTGACATTGTCGAGGCACAGGGTTCGATGGTTGTCGATATCGGCGGCGGTACGACGGATGTCGCCGTCATCAGTCTTGGCGGTGTTGTGACGAGTGAAAGCATTCGTGTTGCGGGCGATTCCTTTGACGAAGATTTGATCAACTACGTCAAGCGCGAGTTCAATCTGCTCATCGGAGAGCGCACGGCGGAGGAAGTCAAGCTGCGCGTCGGCGCGGCATATACGTCAGCACGGCGCGAACAGATGGACATACGCGGACGCGACCTGCTCACAGGATTGCCGAAGAACATCATAATCTCCACGGCGCAGGCATCCGCAGCCATTGAGGGCTCAGTCATGCGCATTGTCGACTGCGTGAAGAAGGTGCTCGAGGAAACGCCGCCGGAACTTGCGGCGGATATCATGGACCGCGGCATTGTCCTGACGGGCGGCGGCGCACTGCTCTACGGCATGGCGGAACTGATTCAGCGTGAGACAGGCACACCGACACTCGTGGCGGATGAACCGATGACCTGCGTGGCGCTCGGCTGCGGCAAGGCGCTTGATATCTTTGACAAATTCGACGGCAAAGCAACGAATACAAGTTTTGGACGAAAAAAATAG
- a CDS encoding GNAT family N-acetyltransferase, whose translation MAEILKEGPRLRLRRAEPADIDYICALQEAKENSDYIVPFSRADHETIVTQAQAAMDLIVEEHGGERVGYLHVTGLLLETKEQEWTHVIIGKKGLGYGHEAMKLLKAWAFEDMGAHRAWLDCKDYNARALHLYESEGMVREALIRETILHRGVYENLVVLGILDREYRARKRNGLEL comes from the coding sequence ATGGCAGAAATTTTAAAAGAGGGGCCGCGTCTGCGCCTGCGCCGTGCAGAGCCTGCAGATATCGACTATATCTGCGCACTGCAGGAGGCAAAGGAGAACAGCGACTACATTGTCCCGTTCTCACGCGCAGATCACGAGACCATCGTCACACAGGCACAGGCAGCAATGGATCTCATTGTCGAGGAGCACGGCGGGGAACGCGTCGGCTATCTCCATGTCACAGGTCTGCTGCTTGAGACAAAGGAACAGGAGTGGACGCACGTCATCATCGGCAAGAAAGGACTCGGTTACGGACACGAGGCGATGAAGCTGCTGAAGGCATGGGCGTTCGAGGATATGGGCGCACATCGCGCATGGCTCGACTGCAAGGACTACAACGCACGTGCGCTCCACCTCTACGAGAGCGAGGGCATGGTGCGCGAGGCGCTCATCCGTGAGACGATCCTGCATCGCGGGGTCTACGAAAATCTTGTTGTGCTCGGCATCCTCGATCGCGAATACCGTGCGCGCAAGCGAAACGGGTTGGAATTATAG
- a CDS encoding phosphopentomutase has translation MQNSGIKRVFLVVLDSFGCGAAPDAAEFGDDATCSTLRSVSQSGLFPAANLTRLGLYNIDGAACGTPSAAPIGAHARLRELSRGKDTTIGHWEMAGIVRNEPLPTYPDGFPREVTAALETAFGRKILCNKPYSGTAVIHDYGREHEETGALIVYTSADSVLQIAAHEKHVPVDTLYDYCRQARAIMQGVHGVGRIIARPFVGTYPNYERTPHRHDFSLDPTGDTVLDALSRAGRDVIGVGKISDIFGGRGLTRSLGANESNADGMAKTTALLAEDFTGLAFINLVDGDMIYGHRRDIPGYARAMQEFDDWLAGFLPAMREGDVLMITADHGCDPGAEGTDHTREYVPLLVYGKKIAPVNLGTYPTFAMLGATIADIFDAHLTTKGESFLPRVLR, from the coding sequence ATGCAAAACAGTGGAATCAAGCGCGTCTTTCTCGTCGTACTCGACAGCTTCGGCTGCGGCGCAGCCCCCGATGCGGCGGAGTTCGGCGATGATGCGACGTGCAGCACGCTCCGCTCTGTTTCGCAGAGCGGACTCTTTCCCGCAGCGAATCTGACACGGCTCGGACTCTACAATATCGACGGTGCTGCGTGCGGTACACCGTCCGCTGCCCCCATCGGTGCACATGCACGTCTGCGCGAGCTCTCGCGCGGCAAGGATACGACCATCGGGCACTGGGAGATGGCGGGCATTGTGCGCAATGAGCCGCTGCCGACCTACCCCGACGGCTTTCCTCGCGAGGTGACTGCAGCGCTCGAGACAGCATTCGGACGCAAGATTCTCTGCAACAAGCCGTACTCCGGCACAGCGGTCATCCATGACTACGGACGTGAGCACGAGGAGACGGGCGCACTCATCGTCTACACCTCCGCCGACAGCGTGCTGCAGATCGCGGCGCATGAAAAGCACGTTCCCGTGGACACGCTTTACGACTACTGTCGTCAGGCACGCGCGATCATGCAGGGTGTGCACGGGGTCGGACGCATCATCGCGCGCCCCTTTGTCGGCACGTACCCGAACTATGAGCGCACGCCGCACCGCCATGATTTCTCCCTCGATCCGACGGGCGATACCGTGCTCGACGCACTAAGCCGTGCGGGGCGTGATGTGATCGGTGTCGGCAAGATCTCCGACATCTTCGGCGGACGCGGGCTCACGCGCTCGCTCGGCGCAAACGAGTCGAATGCGGACGGCATGGCAAAGACCACGGCACTCCTTGCAGAGGATTTCACGGGGCTTGCGTTCATCAACCTCGTCGACGGCGACATGATCTACGGGCACCGCCGCGACATTCCTGGCTATGCACGTGCCATGCAGGAATTCGACGACTGGCTTGCGGGTTTTCTCCCCGCCATGCGTGAAGGCGACGTACTGATGATTACGGCGGATCACGGCTGCGACCCGGGTGCAGAGGGCACGGATCACACGCGCGAGTACGTTCCGCTGCTCGTCTATGGGAAAAAAATTGCACCTGTGAATCTCGGAACCTACCCGACCTTCGCGATGCTCGGCGCAACGATTGCGGACATCTTTGACGCGCATCTTACGACAAAGGGCGAAAGTTTCCTTCCGCGCGTACTCAGATAG
- a CDS encoding cytidine deaminase, giving the protein MNDRELVARAAEFRSRAYAPYSGFAVGAALLARSGKIYGGVNVENASYSVGICAERAAIAAAVTAGEREFEALAVIADSPAPCAPCGMCRQVLVEFPIARVILANTAGDLRVLTPAELLPHAFGAAALP; this is encoded by the coding sequence ATGAACGATCGTGAACTCGTCGCACGCGCTGCAGAATTCCGCAGCCGTGCCTACGCCCCCTACTCCGGCTTCGCCGTCGGTGCAGCTCTCCTCGCACGGAGCGGGAAGATCTACGGCGGCGTCAACGTGGAGAACGCCTCTTATTCCGTCGGCATCTGTGCTGAACGCGCGGCAATCGCCGCCGCCGTCACAGCGGGGGAACGCGAATTCGAGGCGCTTGCCGTCATCGCTGACAGCCCTGCGCCATGCGCGCCCTGCGGCATGTGCCGTCAGGTGCTCGTGGAGTTCCCGATCGCACGCGTCATCCTTGCCAACACGGCGGGCGACCTGCGCGTCCTCACCCCCGCCGAACTGCTGCCGCACGCCTTCGGCGCGGCAGCGCTGCCTTGA
- a CDS encoding response regulator, whose translation MKILIVDDSRLVRIKLKAELSDRGHTTIEARDGEEALRRIADKAPDAVFLDIILPKLDGCSVLRSLRRTHPRLPVVMLSTAATEENIAYANEYGALMFIQKPYSDHEITAALAKIRQCVEGQ comes from the coding sequence ATGAAGATCCTCATTGTTGATGACTCACGCCTCGTTCGAATCAAGCTCAAGGCAGAACTCTCTGACCGCGGACATACAACCATCGAGGCACGGGACGGAGAAGAGGCGCTGCGGCGCATCGCGGACAAAGCGCCCGATGCGGTCTTTCTCGACATCATCCTTCCGAAGCTCGACGGCTGCAGCGTCCTGCGGAGTCTGCGCAGAACACATCCGCGCCTCCCCGTCGTCATGCTCTCGACAGCTGCTACGGAGGAAAACATTGCGTACGCCAACGAGTACGGCGCTCTTATGTTCATCCAGAAGCCCTATTCCGATCACGAGATCACAGCAGCGCTCGCCAAAATACGGCAGTGCGTGGAGGGACAATGA
- a CDS encoding mechanosensitive ion channel family protein, producing MTIFSHTLNFDNLVDLLLVPASIVLAALTVGIIADRLIRRYIDHHLAVEESTWKYVFIRSMQGVPIFFSFIIGLYWAIDAVEISPTLTKLLSYLLFTSNVFSITRVLARTVDGVVTMYFERSGRNLPKTTLLNNILIGVIYAMGLLVILQYYGISIAPILTAAGVGGMAVALALQEMLANIFSGLHLILSKQLRIGDYIRLGSGEEGRVTDITWRFTAIIPLGAGNTVVIPNKTIAGANITNFSLPTLNINISVPVGVAYDSDLATVERVTIETAKEVLARVDDNPNAEPLVRYTDFGDSSINFNVILPSSMFDNQGIIKHEFIKALTDRYRTEGIDIPYPIRTIIQENAEAAENNPQGTAS from the coding sequence TTGACCATATTCTCACACACACTCAACTTCGACAACCTCGTCGATCTCCTCCTCGTCCCTGCGAGCATCGTCCTCGCCGCCCTCACGGTGGGCATCATCGCCGACCGCCTCATCCGCCGCTACATCGATCACCATCTTGCGGTCGAAGAGAGCACGTGGAAGTACGTCTTCATCCGTTCCATGCAGGGCGTTCCCATCTTCTTCAGCTTCATCATCGGTCTTTACTGGGCGATCGACGCCGTGGAGATCTCGCCGACACTCACAAAGCTGCTCTCGTACCTCCTCTTTACAAGCAACGTCTTCTCCATCACGCGCGTCCTCGCACGCACCGTCGACGGTGTCGTCACCATGTACTTCGAACGCTCGGGCAGGAATCTGCCCAAGACGACCCTGCTCAACAACATCCTTATCGGCGTCATCTACGCCATGGGGCTGCTCGTTATCCTCCAGTACTACGGCATCTCCATCGCTCCGATCCTGACAGCAGCGGGCGTCGGCGGCATGGCAGTCGCTCTTGCCCTGCAGGAGATGCTTGCCAACATCTTTTCCGGACTCCACCTCATCCTGTCCAAGCAGCTGCGCATCGGCGACTACATCCGCCTCGGCTCGGGCGAGGAGGGGCGCGTCACGGACATCACATGGCGCTTTACCGCCATCATCCCGCTCGGTGCGGGCAACACCGTCGTCATTCCGAACAAGACCATCGCGGGCGCGAACATCACGAATTTCAGCCTGCCCACGCTGAACATCAACATCAGCGTCCCTGTCGGCGTCGCGTATGACAGCGACCTCGCCACTGTCGAGCGCGTCACCATCGAGACGGCGAAGGAAGTGCTCGCACGCGTGGACGACAATCCGAACGCAGAGCCGCTCGTGCGCTACACGGACTTCGGCGACTCCTCCATCAACTTCAACGTCATCCTGCCGTCGAGCATGTTCGACAACCAGGGCATCATCAAGCATGAGTTCATCAAGGCACTCACCGACCGCTACCGTACCGAGGGCATCGATATCCCCTATCCCATCCGGACCATCATTCAGGAAAATGCAGAAGCAGCGGAAAACAATCCACAGGGTACTGCTTCATAA
- the nrdD gene encoding anaerobic ribonucleoside-triphosphate reductase, translating into MIVNDINVTVNGLSDITPHEVENYIAYIEGQTHEKLDRLSITGTDDGRVTLGYEMRQPKFERVRRITGYLVGTTDRWNNAKQAEEHERVKHGLH; encoded by the coding sequence ATGATTGTCAACGATATCAACGTCACCGTAAACGGCCTCTCGGATATTACCCCGCACGAGGTAGAAAATTACATTGCATACATCGAGGGTCAGACCCATGAGAAGCTCGACCGCCTCTCCATCACGGGTACGGATGACGGCCGCGTCACGCTCGGCTACGAGATGCGTCAGCCGAAGTTTGAGCGCGTTCGCCGCATCACGGGCTACCTGGTCGGCACCACGGATCGTTGGAACAACGCCAAGCAGGCCGAGGAGCACGAACGTGTCAAGCACGGACTCCACTGA